In bacterium, the following proteins share a genomic window:
- the rfbC gene encoding dTDP-4-dehydrorhamnose 3,5-epimerase, with product MIFHDTTLPGVRHIELELNGDERGWLARTFCEREFAEAGLPIRYAQTSVTRTRLRGMLRGLHYQAAPHLEDKLIRCARGRVFDVVLDLRTELPSHGRWESFELDAEVPRMLFLPAGTAHGFQALTDDVEMTYQMTEPYVAELARGVRWDDPSLGIPWPLPDPIISQRDRDLPGLA from the coding sequence GTGATCTTTCATGACACCACCCTGCCCGGCGTGCGCCACATCGAGCTCGAACTCAACGGGGACGAGCGAGGTTGGCTCGCGCGCACCTTCTGTGAGCGGGAGTTTGCAGAGGCCGGGCTCCCCATTCGCTACGCCCAGACGAGCGTGACCCGAACGCGCCTTCGGGGAATGCTCCGCGGGCTCCACTACCAGGCCGCGCCGCATCTCGAGGACAAACTCATCCGCTGCGCTCGCGGCCGGGTCTTCGACGTGGTCCTGGATCTACGCACGGAACTCCCGAGCCACGGACGATGGGAATCGTTCGAGCTCGATGCCGAGGTTCCCCGCATGCTCTTCCTCCCCGCCGGAACGGCCCACGGATTCCAGGCGCTCACCGACGACGTCGAGATGACCTACCAGATGACCGAGCCCTATGTTGCCGAGCTCGCCCGCGGTGTGCGGTGGGACGACCCATCCCTCGGAATCCCCTGGCCGCTCCCAGACCCGATCATCTCACAGCGAGACCGCGACTTGCCGGGGCTCGCCTGA
- a CDS encoding glycosyltransferase family 2 protein, with protein sequence MAAPRITIGLPTRNRAKSLDQTIRCICEQSFRELELRVSDNASTDETAQVIRSWTAADPRIRATRHEANVGPAVNFDGLRENVESEYFMWLADDDEIDANYLETCIAFLDDHPGHTLAAGVATLDNVAGNREGTVVPGKPMTLEEDLPAARVQRFYEEVGDNSTFYGVMRREALDRVIVRNTLGADWLLVAALAAQGRVRTLESTGMRRPHRWGPSSFQEILATLELPERWAKLPGWIIARDTFRDIAWNSPCFDVIARTDRLLLAARCARAVCRRFRISPRDVLRFYLSNAAAGRP encoded by the coding sequence ATGGCGGCCCCTCGCATCACGATCGGCCTACCGACCCGGAACCGGGCGAAGAGCCTCGACCAGACCATCCGCTGCATCTGTGAGCAGAGCTTTCGGGAGCTGGAGCTGCGTGTTTCGGACAACGCCTCCACCGACGAAACGGCACAGGTGATCCGCAGTTGGACTGCCGCCGACCCACGGATCCGTGCGACTCGTCACGAAGCGAACGTGGGACCCGCGGTCAATTTCGACGGCCTCCGCGAGAACGTCGAGAGCGAGTACTTCATGTGGCTGGCGGACGACGACGAAATCGATGCCAACTACCTGGAGACCTGCATCGCCTTCCTCGACGACCACCCTGGCCACACCCTGGCGGCCGGCGTGGCGACACTCGACAACGTGGCTGGCAATCGAGAAGGCACGGTCGTACCCGGCAAGCCGATGACCCTGGAGGAGGATCTGCCTGCGGCCCGGGTACAACGCTTCTACGAAGAGGTCGGAGACAACAGCACGTTCTATGGTGTCATGCGTCGGGAGGCTCTCGACCGGGTGATCGTGCGCAACACGCTGGGAGCCGACTGGTTGCTTGTCGCGGCACTCGCAGCCCAGGGACGGGTTCGTACACTCGAGAGCACCGGCATGCGGCGGCCCCACCGCTGGGGCCCCAGCAGCTTCCAGGAGATCCTGGCCACCCTGGAGCTCCCGGAACGCTGGGCCAAATTGCCCGGCTGGATCATCGCGCGCGACACCTTTCGTGACATCGCATGGAATTCGCCCTGCTTCGATGTGATCGCTCGCACGGATCGGCTCCTACTCGCGGCACGTTGCGCGCGCGCGGTATGCCGACGCTTCCGGATCTCGCCGCGCGACGTGCTGCGTTTCTACCTGTCGAACGCCGCGGCGGGTAGGCCCTGA
- a CDS encoding class I SAM-dependent methyltransferase, producing the protein MSHPYYDPTVHGDVLSRLNLYRFIREHLYHGGAGEGYYLEFGVFNGDSMWEAYQSLRGLVSHYVGFDSFEGLPELSQADQAAKDLQPFWDAGTVKGDTRDRVYEGLVARGIPRDRLTLVEGFYEASLPATPPDFFEGKGPCHVCLVDCDLYSSSKQVFEFVEPHLTTGTWLLLDDYWCYRGSGKHGQQRAFREWLEGSDRITVQEWGNFRGWGKAFLVDEV; encoded by the coding sequence ATGAGCCACCCGTACTACGACCCGACCGTGCACGGAGACGTGCTGAGTCGCCTCAACCTCTATCGTTTCATCCGCGAGCACCTGTATCACGGGGGCGCGGGGGAAGGGTACTATCTCGAGTTCGGCGTCTTCAACGGCGATTCGATGTGGGAGGCGTACCAATCGCTCCGCGGTCTCGTCAGCCACTACGTCGGTTTCGATTCGTTCGAGGGTCTGCCCGAGCTGAGCCAGGCGGATCAGGCTGCCAAGGACCTCCAGCCTTTCTGGGACGCGGGAACGGTCAAGGGCGACACGCGAGATCGGGTCTACGAGGGTCTGGTCGCCCGCGGCATTCCCCGAGATCGTCTCACCCTTGTGGAGGGCTTCTACGAGGCGTCTCTGCCCGCGACCCCGCCGGACTTCTTCGAGGGCAAGGGGCCGTGTCACGTTTGTCTCGTGGACTGCGATCTCTACTCATCGTCGAAGCAGGTCTTCGAGTTCGTCGAACCGCACTTGACCACGGGGACCTGGCTGCTGCTGGATGACTACTGGTGCTACCGGGGCTCAGGGAAGCACGGTCAGCAGCGGGCCTTTCGCGAGTGGCTCGAGGGCTCGGACCGCATCACGGTGCAGGAGTGGGGCAACTTCCGCGGCTGGGGCAAGGCCTTCCTCGTCGACGAGGTCTGA
- a CDS encoding class I SAM-dependent methyltransferase encodes MKEGTRFLEALQENAKMFAPAVMQNVAIHEEDCAWLLDPLARWTQDAYGDEAFELAAKGYARYCIDVTTRQRKYEKSGVFTEAELAEVTEEVYQDPEYMIPYMWAAVLIYPYWPSMVRHLSFFRDRFLGSLGEDPRVLELACGHGVMGLLAAEERDDAHVTGFDISPAAIGIAERLRGVSKHGDRVELAVKDVLDLNQAGEPGTYKGVIAAMVAEHLQEPKSLLETVKHHLAEDGVAFFSTALESAQKDHIYEFNTESQVLRFAEDCGLRAAEMISDGDRRPGERFRPRAMAVLLEHN; translated from the coding sequence ATGAAAGAGGGAACGCGCTTCCTCGAGGCCCTGCAGGAGAACGCCAAGATGTTCGCACCGGCGGTGATGCAGAACGTCGCGATCCACGAAGAGGATTGTGCCTGGTTGCTGGACCCGCTGGCCCGATGGACGCAGGATGCCTACGGCGACGAGGCCTTCGAGCTGGCCGCCAAGGGCTACGCCCGGTACTGCATCGACGTCACCACGCGGCAGCGGAAGTACGAGAAGTCCGGGGTATTCACAGAGGCCGAACTCGCGGAGGTGACCGAGGAAGTCTACCAGGACCCCGAGTACATGATCCCCTACATGTGGGCGGCGGTCCTGATCTATCCCTACTGGCCGTCGATGGTCCGCCACTTGAGCTTCTTTCGAGACCGATTCCTGGGGAGTCTGGGCGAGGATCCTCGCGTGCTCGAGCTGGCTTGCGGACACGGCGTGATGGGCCTCCTGGCCGCCGAGGAACGAGACGATGCCCACGTTACGGGCTTCGACATCAGCCCGGCGGCGATCGGGATCGCCGAGAGATTGCGCGGGGTCAGCAAGCACGGCGACCGAGTCGAACTCGCGGTCAAGGACGTGCTGGATCTCAACCAGGCCGGCGAGCCTGGCACCTACAAAGGCGTGATCGCGGCCATGGTCGCCGAGCACCTGCAGGAACCGAAGAGTTTGCTCGAGACCGTCAAGCATCACCTCGCCGAAGACGGCGTCGCCTTTTTCAGCACCGCCCTCGAGTCAGCGCAGAAGGACCATATCTACGAATTCAACACCGAGAGCCAGGTCCTCCGGTTTGCGGAAGACTGTGGCCTTCGGGCTGCCGAGATGATCTCGGACGGGGACCGGCGACCCGGCGAGCGATTCCGCCCGCGGGCCATGGCCGTACTCCTCGAGCACAACTGA
- a CDS encoding acyl-protein synthetase, whose translation MPELSERIKELLARPVYGSEPAEKAAHLFPVLRDLIREGAASHPGLANYYAHEPRKPEQAATIADLPFLPVAAFKQDPPLAFVEPERFVRVLQSSATTGQVPSSIALDRETSKRMSKGVAAITADFIGKERRPYLVADVAGANAARLGARGAAIQGLMPFASESTYCMTSDDAGGLSLDLDTIQAFADAHRGRPVLVYGFTYILWLHLVEPLRKAGVRLDLPDVHVLHSGGWKKLQERSVDKATLTSGVAEVFGCTPDRVIDFYGMVENVGVIYPDCRAGHKHAPAFAEVLIRDPLTLEPSAPGEDGLLQVCSALPTSFPGHALLTEDLGRVVEPDGCECGRRGPAFRFIGRAPESEVRGCGNVYASRRAITS comes from the coding sequence GTGCCCGAGCTGAGCGAGCGAATCAAGGAACTTCTGGCCCGGCCTGTCTATGGATCCGAGCCCGCGGAGAAGGCCGCCCACCTCTTCCCGGTCCTCCGAGACCTGATCCGTGAGGGCGCAGCTTCCCACCCGGGCCTGGCGAACTACTATGCGCACGAGCCGCGGAAGCCCGAACAGGCCGCGACCATCGCCGACCTTCCCTTCCTCCCGGTGGCAGCATTCAAACAGGACCCACCGCTCGCCTTCGTCGAACCTGAGCGGTTCGTCCGGGTCCTGCAATCGAGTGCGACCACGGGCCAGGTGCCCAGTAGCATCGCCCTCGATCGCGAGACCTCCAAGCGGATGAGCAAGGGGGTGGCGGCGATCACCGCCGACTTCATCGGCAAGGAGCGCCGCCCCTACCTGGTAGCCGACGTCGCCGGAGCGAACGCCGCCCGGCTGGGGGCTCGGGGCGCCGCCATTCAGGGTCTCATGCCCTTCGCCTCGGAATCCACCTACTGCATGACCTCTGACGATGCCGGGGGGCTCTCGCTGGATCTCGACACCATCCAGGCTTTCGCCGACGCCCACCGAGGTAGGCCGGTACTGGTCTACGGCTTCACATACATCCTCTGGTTGCACCTCGTGGAACCCCTGCGGAAGGCAGGAGTCCGGTTGGACCTCCCGGACGTTCACGTCTTGCACAGCGGAGGCTGGAAGAAGTTGCAAGAGCGTTCTGTGGACAAGGCGACCCTGACCTCGGGTGTGGCCGAGGTCTTCGGGTGCACCCCGGACCGGGTGATCGATTTCTACGGCATGGTCGAGAACGTCGGGGTCATCTACCCGGACTGCCGCGCGGGCCACAAGCACGCCCCGGCGTTCGCCGAGGTCTTGATCCGAGATCCGTTGACCCTCGAGCCTTCCGCGCCGGGGGAGGACGGGCTGCTCCAGGTCTGTAGCGCGTTACCGACGAGCTTCCCCGGTCATGCGTTGCTCACGGAGGATTTGGGCCGCGTCGTAGAGCCCGATGGCTGCGAATGCGGTCGGCGGGGCCCGGCCTTCCGCTTCATTGGACGGGCGCCGGAATCCGAAGTCCGCGGCTGTGGCAATGTCTATGCCTCCCGGCGGGCGATCACCTCGTGA
- a CDS encoding acyl--CoA ligase, which translates to MSAAGPAGNFAGTLIEGLGTGVVLVDARRNQSLTGSELGAAVQARAARMQAAGVAPGDRVLLLADLDVDTAVTYMATIYRGAVVVPVERVELKRRREALVAKARPAAYWCSREKDLDLGPEGCPATAAALEPHGEVCVAPGPATAPAALMMTSGSTGEPEFVVVSHDNLLANTRGIVATQGLVPEDRAMLVLPLSYCFGASVFHSHLMAGGAVVLDDRFMFPDKVLDAIGTHGCTSFAGVPTAYRFLEDRSGLFSRSLPSMRRFLQAGGPLGFDVVERYRVAFPQAAFYVMYGQTEATARITSLRIEDDEYPAGYVGELLPGLEARVVGEDGADVGPGELGELCVRGGSITSGYWENPAKTAERFSGGWLHTGDLVVQDSGGGIAIRGRKGGFLKFRGRRVGLVQLEDFARQDPGIRDCAVAGVADPETGEAAGFLIVPEGDEDVLELEQRLRGAFPAEWRLAGIHVVPEIPRTGSGKPARNEVRKAVEAALCPS; encoded by the coding sequence GTGAGCGCTGCTGGCCCTGCCGGGAATTTCGCGGGAACCCTCATCGAGGGCCTCGGTACCGGCGTTGTCCTGGTCGACGCCCGACGTAACCAGAGCCTCACCGGTTCCGAGCTCGGCGCCGCGGTACAGGCACGGGCCGCGCGGATGCAGGCCGCTGGCGTGGCCCCTGGCGACCGGGTCCTGCTGCTGGCGGACCTGGACGTCGATACCGCGGTCACCTACATGGCGACGATCTATCGCGGCGCCGTGGTGGTTCCCGTCGAGCGGGTCGAGCTCAAGCGCCGGCGGGAAGCGCTGGTCGCCAAGGCCCGTCCCGCGGCGTATTGGTGCTCGCGGGAGAAGGATCTGGACCTCGGCCCCGAAGGTTGCCCCGCGACGGCCGCGGCCCTGGAGCCTCACGGCGAGGTCTGCGTCGCCCCTGGGCCCGCGACGGCCCCCGCTGCTTTGATGATGACCTCCGGCTCCACCGGCGAACCAGAGTTCGTGGTGGTGAGTCATGACAACCTGCTCGCCAACACCCGGGGCATCGTGGCGACCCAGGGCCTGGTCCCAGAAGACCGAGCCATGCTCGTTCTTCCGTTGAGCTACTGCTTCGGGGCCAGCGTCTTCCACTCCCACCTGATGGCCGGAGGCGCGGTCGTCCTGGACGATCGGTTCATGTTCCCCGACAAGGTCCTCGACGCGATCGGCACGCATGGCTGCACCTCCTTCGCCGGCGTCCCGACCGCGTATCGCTTCCTGGAAGATCGGTCTGGCCTCTTCTCCCGGTCGCTTCCGTCCATGCGCCGGTTCCTGCAGGCCGGGGGGCCTCTGGGCTTCGACGTGGTCGAGCGATACCGCGTGGCCTTTCCACAGGCCGCGTTCTACGTGATGTACGGCCAGACGGAGGCCACTGCTCGGATTACCTCGCTGCGGATCGAAGATGACGAATACCCGGCGGGCTACGTCGGGGAGCTTCTCCCGGGTCTCGAGGCGCGGGTGGTTGGCGAGGACGGCGCCGATGTCGGCCCGGGTGAGCTCGGAGAGCTCTGCGTACGAGGCGGATCGATCACTTCAGGTTATTGGGAGAATCCCGCCAAGACCGCAGAGCGTTTCTCCGGGGGTTGGCTGCACACCGGTGACCTCGTGGTGCAAGACTCTGGCGGCGGCATCGCGATCCGCGGGCGCAAGGGCGGCTTCCTGAAGTTTCGGGGGCGCCGGGTTGGCCTCGTCCAACTCGAGGACTTCGCCCGACAGGACCCAGGTATCCGCGACTGTGCCGTCGCTGGCGTTGCCGACCCGGAGACGGGGGAGGCCGCCGGCTTCTTGATCGTCCCCGAAGGCGACGAGGATGTTCTAGAGCTCGAACAGCGACTCCGCGGTGCGTTTCCGGCCGAGTGGCGGCTGGCGGGAATCCATGTGGTTCCGGAGATCCCCCGAACGGGCAGTGGGAAACCGGCCCGGAATGAGGTCCGGAAGGCTGTGGAGGCGGCCCTGTGCCCGAGCTGA
- a CDS encoding acyl carrier protein, with protein MDEILEGVRKAFADAFETPPEKVTLEAEPDDIEGWDSLGHVELVGKLEEVFGVSFEVDDIMEMETVAAIQRIVGTYKK; from the coding sequence ATGGACGAGATACTGGAGGGGGTCCGCAAGGCCTTTGCCGACGCCTTCGAGACCCCGCCCGAGAAGGTCACCCTCGAGGCCGAGCCGGATGATATCGAGGGCTGGGATTCCCTCGGTCATGTCGAACTCGTCGGCAAGCTCGAAGAAGTCTTCGGCGTCAGCTTCGAGGTCGACGACATCATGGAGATGGAGACCGTCGCGGCCATCCAGCGGATCGTTGGGACCTACAAGAAGTGA
- a CDS encoding cephalosporin hydroxylase, whose translation MGENERFRDEVRRNIAALGEHPELREEILEWAIKAAPFGYVYNFTWMGRPIIQYPQDVMAMQEIAWKVQPDLIIETGVARGGSILFYASLLELMGGDGRVLGIDIDIRGHNRAEMEQNRFFHRVDLVEGSSVSAEVLAQVRELAVGKERILVCLDSNHTHEHVMKELELYAPFVTPGSYMVVCDTVVEDMPAHLSEGKPWGPGDSPKTAVHEFLATTDRFEIDAAIVDKIQLTVAPDGYLRCIK comes from the coding sequence GTGGGCGAGAACGAGCGCTTCCGTGACGAGGTCCGTCGCAACATCGCGGCCCTCGGGGAGCACCCTGAGCTTCGGGAGGAGATCCTGGAGTGGGCAATCAAGGCCGCGCCCTTCGGATACGTCTACAACTTCACATGGATGGGCCGGCCCATCATCCAATACCCGCAGGACGTCATGGCGATGCAAGAGATCGCCTGGAAGGTCCAGCCCGACTTGATCATCGAGACCGGGGTTGCCCGGGGCGGTTCGATTCTCTTCTACGCCTCCCTCCTGGAGCTCATGGGTGGGGACGGGCGAGTCCTGGGAATCGACATCGACATCCGTGGCCACAACCGTGCCGAGATGGAGCAGAACCGTTTCTTCCACCGGGTCGACTTGGTCGAAGGCTCGTCGGTTTCGGCTGAGGTCCTGGCGCAGGTGAGGGAGCTGGCCGTCGGCAAGGAGCGGATCCTCGTCTGCCTGGATTCCAACCACACCCACGAGCATGTCATGAAGGAGCTCGAACTCTACGCGCCATTCGTTACCCCGGGGAGCTACATGGTGGTCTGCGATACCGTGGTCGAGGACATGCCGGCGCACCTCAGCGAGGGGAAGCCCTGGGGGCCCGGCGACAGCCCGAAGACAGCCGTCCACGAATTCCTGGCGACGACGGATCGGTTCGAGATCGATGCCGCCATCGTCGACAAGATCCAGCTCACGGTGGCTCCCGACGGCTACCTACGGTGCATCAAATAG
- a CDS encoding GNAT family N-acetyltransferase, protein MTDPDAESTTGASDSTESEPARVAAETRITVQDFEGQSLGWLRPVTGEDLEASDLLDTLCAWRNAYREFFVDQSVSSVASTRGWLETVLARPDRVMFLVYDASEQLVGQYGLCEITAESAELDNGILGITGGPPSFFFHVERAVLGFCFGELGLAVARARVLAENVGARWLHRRIGMREIERYAVPSGPAGSPEAREVIVLEISPSDRNV, encoded by the coding sequence ATGACCGATCCCGATGCCGAATCCACGACTGGCGCGTCGGACTCCACGGAGTCCGAGCCGGCTCGCGTGGCTGCCGAGACGCGCATCACGGTCCAGGATTTCGAGGGGCAATCCCTGGGATGGCTCCGCCCTGTGACCGGCGAGGATCTAGAGGCCTCTGACCTGCTCGATACCCTCTGCGCCTGGCGAAATGCCTACCGCGAATTCTTCGTGGATCAGTCGGTTTCCTCGGTCGCCAGCACCCGGGGTTGGCTGGAGACCGTTTTGGCAAGGCCAGATCGGGTCATGTTCCTCGTCTACGACGCCTCGGAGCAACTGGTCGGGCAGTACGGCCTGTGCGAAATCACGGCCGAGTCCGCCGAACTCGATAACGGAATCCTGGGGATCACCGGCGGCCCACCGAGCTTCTTCTTCCACGTCGAGCGTGCGGTACTGGGGTTCTGCTTCGGTGAGCTTGGTCTAGCGGTTGCGCGGGCCCGGGTCCTGGCCGAGAACGTGGGAGCCCGCTGGCTCCATCGCCGGATCGGCATGCGAGAAATCGAGCGCTACGCGGTGCCTTCTGGTCCCGCTGGGAGTCCAGAGGCCCGTGAGGTGATCGTACTGGAGATATCGCCCAGCGACAGAAATGTGTAG
- a CDS encoding DegT/DnrJ/EryC1/StrS family aminotransferase gives MDLIPVAGPWITQREIEAVTDAATNAWYGEANTYNQRFESAFASYVDRRYALSLPSCTSALHLALLAHGIAPGDEVVLADVNWIASSAPIQYVGATPVFADIERDSWCLSATSLEACVTPRTKAVIVVDLYGNMPDWDAVLAVAERHGIAVIEDAAESVGATYGGRMAGSFGSVSTFSFHGSKTLTTGEGGMLVTDSSEIHARCRVLCDHGRDPGDRFFYNQEVAYKYKMSSLQAALGNAQLERIGEIIERKRMIFSWYREELGAETGLTLNADLPGVESSYWMITAVWRPELGLDKRKAIELLRERGIDSRPFFHPLSSIPAYQGTPQAKAAAERNQVAYSVAPYGINLPSALNLTREQVTYVCEHVRALVRGA, from the coding sequence TTGGATCTGATTCCCGTCGCCGGGCCCTGGATCACGCAGAGAGAAATCGAGGCCGTCACCGACGCAGCCACGAACGCGTGGTACGGCGAAGCGAACACCTACAACCAACGCTTCGAGAGCGCATTCGCGAGCTACGTGGATCGCCGCTACGCCTTGAGCCTGCCGTCTTGCACCTCGGCGCTTCATCTCGCGCTGCTTGCTCACGGGATCGCTCCTGGCGACGAAGTCGTGCTTGCAGACGTGAATTGGATCGCATCGTCCGCTCCGATCCAATATGTGGGAGCCACGCCCGTCTTCGCGGACATTGAACGAGACTCATGGTGCCTTTCCGCCACGTCGCTTGAGGCGTGTGTCACGCCCAGAACGAAAGCCGTGATCGTCGTGGACCTCTACGGAAACATGCCCGACTGGGATGCGGTGCTGGCGGTCGCCGAGCGCCACGGCATCGCCGTCATCGAAGATGCAGCCGAATCCGTCGGCGCTACCTACGGAGGGCGAATGGCTGGATCCTTCGGCTCCGTGAGCACGTTCAGCTTTCATGGCTCGAAGACGCTCACGACCGGTGAGGGCGGAATGCTGGTCACGGACTCCAGCGAAATCCACGCCCGCTGCAGAGTGTTATGCGATCACGGACGAGACCCGGGAGACCGGTTCTTCTACAACCAGGAAGTCGCCTACAAGTACAAGATGTCGAGCCTGCAGGCGGCGCTTGGAAACGCTCAACTCGAACGCATCGGCGAGATCATCGAACGCAAGCGAATGATCTTCTCGTGGTATCGCGAAGAGTTGGGTGCCGAGACCGGACTCACCCTCAACGCAGACCTTCCGGGTGTGGAGAGCAGCTACTGGATGATCACTGCGGTATGGCGCCCCGAACTCGGCCTCGACAAGCGCAAGGCCATCGAGCTCTTGCGCGAGCGCGGCATCGACTCGCGTCCGTTCTTCCATCCGCTGAGTTCGATTCCCGCGTATCAGGGCACCCCGCAGGCCAAGGCCGCAGCCGAGCGAAACCAGGTCGCGTATTCCGTGGCGCCGTATGGGATCAACCTGCCAAGCGCGCTGAACCTGACCCGTGAGCAGGTCACATACGTATGTGAGCACGTACGCGCCCTCGTACGCGGAGCTTGA
- a CDS encoding MBOAT family protein, with product MVFSSIPFLFFLFPLFLLLYLVLPWKNLCILAFSLVFYAWGEGIFVLLLLATTFVNFGIGKAIAGGSARWALPLGVAINLGILAYFKYAAFLIDEVLALDVFGSGGPHLPLGISFFIFQSITYLVDLQRREARPARSFSDLALYIAMFPQLIAGPIVRYATVAEAIADRQIDGKDVRRGASYFVVGLACKTLIADNAAKVADAAFAVDLSTVDAMTAWLGSLTYTLQIYFDFAGYSLMAIGLGRIMGFRFPQNFDHPYVSRSITEFWRRWHISLSTWFRDYLYIPLGGNRMGPARTYLHLFIVFLLCGLWHGAAWTFVAWGMFHGLLLVVERVGMGRVLGSAPRWLAHAYTLTCVVVGWVLFRSETFAQAGMFLRAMVGLGPESQRHFSELVSHESLSFACLGVLFSMPVGRWLRERYGPSMPASAIGPARFAAICCLFVLCSIYILAGTYSPFIYFRF from the coding sequence TTGGTCTTCTCCTCGATTCCGTTCCTGTTCTTCCTGTTTCCGCTCTTCCTCCTCCTGTATCTGGTGTTGCCGTGGAAGAACCTCTGCATTCTCGCATTCAGTCTGGTCTTCTACGCGTGGGGTGAGGGGATCTTCGTTCTGCTGTTGTTGGCGACCACCTTCGTCAACTTCGGGATCGGGAAGGCCATCGCTGGAGGAAGCGCACGCTGGGCTCTTCCGCTCGGCGTTGCCATCAATCTCGGGATCCTGGCGTACTTCAAATACGCTGCATTCCTGATCGATGAGGTCCTGGCCCTCGACGTCTTCGGTTCCGGTGGCCCGCATCTACCCCTGGGCATTTCGTTCTTCATCTTCCAGTCCATCACCTACCTCGTAGATCTGCAGCGGCGTGAGGCGAGGCCCGCAAGGAGCTTCTCGGATCTGGCGCTCTACATCGCGATGTTCCCGCAGTTGATCGCGGGGCCGATCGTGCGATACGCAACGGTGGCCGAGGCGATCGCAGATCGACAGATCGACGGAAAGGATGTGCGCCGGGGCGCCTCGTACTTCGTCGTCGGCCTCGCATGCAAGACCTTGATCGCCGACAACGCGGCAAAGGTCGCCGACGCGGCCTTTGCGGTGGACCTGTCGACCGTCGATGCCATGACGGCCTGGCTCGGCAGCCTGACCTACACGCTGCAGATCTACTTTGATTTCGCGGGCTACTCGTTGATGGCGATTGGCCTCGGGCGAATCATGGGGTTCCGATTTCCCCAGAACTTCGACCATCCCTACGTGTCGCGTTCGATCACGGAATTCTGGCGACGATGGCATATCTCCCTCTCGACCTGGTTCCGCGACTACCTCTACATACCGCTCGGTGGAAATCGGATGGGCCCGGCGCGGACCTACCTCCATCTCTTCATCGTGTTCCTGCTATGCGGGCTCTGGCACGGTGCAGCCTGGACCTTCGTGGCCTGGGGAATGTTCCATGGCCTCCTGCTGGTGGTCGAGCGCGTCGGCATGGGACGTGTTCTCGGGAGCGCCCCGAGGTGGCTCGCTCATGCCTACACCCTGACGTGCGTGGTGGTCGGTTGGGTGCTGTTCCGATCCGAGACGTTCGCCCAGGCCGGTATGTTCCTGCGGGCGATGGTCGGGCTCGGGCCCGAAAGCCAGCGTCATTTCAGCGAACTCGTGAGCCACGAAAGCCTTTCTTTCGCGTGCCTCGGCGTCTTGTTCAGCATGCCCGTAGGCCGCTGGCTTCGCGAGCGCTACGGCCCCTCGATGCCCGCCTCGGCGATCGGGCCGGCCCGGTTCGCCGCGATCTGTTGCCTGTTCGTGCTGTGTTCGATCTACATCCTGGCGGGGACCTACAGTCCCTTCATCTACTTCAGGTTCTGA